From a region of the Listeria monocytogenes ATCC 19117 genome:
- a CDS encoding CD3337/EF1877 family mobilome membrane protein gives MLLKDLFDIDSFQSFFEKGGWFSINENLQSVLNALLNIAFGLIKYLVLALDYVIDKLFSLNLLEGVLPDLFSTTGAIYNKLFSVVGILLFTFVIVISVKDFFEKGISKALIRFGVFTLIYVGSMTFFSDGANKIQEVNILSQNVQGQLVDLTSGSLTKGNGNISENLLGSNQQLDGTSNIRNLIFDEFVIKPYALLNFGKTDLSKEQFESYLVKSGETFNQKKTDEIADKIKKDSEKNSYLTSDRMTEKVAVLLNTFIMLIVIGTAVLIIGVANILIQLLIYGILFLFPSLLFLALIPNMHHLLKNGFMLLGTLFASKIGIGFGFGLLFSILNLLDSFFVVTNIVTMIVGLFVKVLLGLFIWKNKGQIVRSLIKGKAELKDFSFNPKQALQERQQQRAQKEDQQNRYAEQAYKTQAAENDYLRSGVELDHAYRQNELQDNLLVQAGEEETSLDKTATAFDEHPMTSKEETLPINTVGVKDSAELPNYPVKNVSDFETSTEPFITETVLPMEEVDDTLIAPSPLAEEIETSVEQVVENKEITETIEHVSLEETPSSPSPSPVTQHEAKQLEKEISHLRQEAYSTPELEEEQPYETT, from the coding sequence ATGTTACTAAAAGATTTATTTGATATTGACAGTTTCCAATCCTTTTTTGAAAAAGGCGGCTGGTTTAGCATCAATGAAAATTTACAAAGTGTGCTAAATGCGTTGCTCAATATTGCCTTTGGCTTAATCAAATACCTTGTTCTGGCATTAGATTATGTGATAGACAAACTCTTTAGTTTAAATTTATTAGAAGGAGTATTACCGGATTTATTCTCTACTACTGGTGCTATTTACAATAAGTTATTCAGTGTTGTAGGAATTCTCCTTTTTACGTTCGTGATTGTTATTTCAGTGAAAGATTTTTTTGAAAAAGGAATCAGCAAAGCATTAATTCGATTTGGTGTTTTTACTTTAATCTATGTTGGAAGTATGACCTTCTTTTCGGATGGTGCTAACAAAATCCAAGAAGTGAATATACTATCTCAAAATGTTCAAGGACAATTAGTTGATTTAACAAGTGGTAGTTTGACAAAAGGCAATGGCAATATTTCAGAGAACTTACTCGGATCAAACCAACAATTAGATGGAACAAGCAATATCCGAAATCTTATTTTTGATGAATTTGTTATTAAACCTTATGCTTTACTCAATTTTGGGAAAACTGACTTATCAAAAGAGCAATTTGAATCCTATCTTGTTAAAAGTGGCGAAACATTTAATCAAAAAAAGACAGACGAAATTGCAGATAAAATAAAAAAAGACTCCGAAAAAAATTCTTATCTCACCTCTGATCGTATGACCGAAAAAGTAGCTGTTTTACTAAATACATTTATTATGCTGATTGTGATTGGAACAGCGGTACTAATCATTGGGGTTGCAAATATTTTAATCCAGCTATTAATTTACGGAATTCTGTTTCTCTTCCCCTCACTACTATTTTTAGCTTTGATTCCAAACATGCACCATCTGTTAAAAAATGGATTCATGTTACTAGGAACACTGTTTGCTTCAAAAATAGGGATTGGATTCGGTTTTGGTCTCTTGTTCTCTATTCTAAATTTGCTAGATTCCTTTTTTGTTGTAACAAACATTGTCACAATGATTGTTGGACTGTTCGTAAAAGTTTTATTAGGTCTATTCATTTGGAAGAATAAAGGACAAATCGTTCGCTCACTTATCAAAGGAAAAGCAGAGTTAAAAGACTTTTCTTTCAATCCAAAACAAGCTCTTCAAGAAAGGCAGCAGCAACGAGCACAAAAAGAAGATCAGCAAAATCGCTATGCTGAACAAGCCTATAAAACACAAGCCGCAGAAAATGATTACCTTCGTTCTGGAGTAGAATTGGATCACGCTTATCGTCAAAACGAACTACAGGATAATTTATTAGTGCAAGCTGGTGAAGAAGAAACTTCTCTTGATAAAACGGCAACAGCTTTTGATGAACATCCAATGACATCCAAAGAAGAAACGCTCCCTATAAATACTGTTGGTGTAAAAGATTCAGCAGAATTGCCAAACTATCCTGTTAAAAACGTATCAGACTTTGAAACAAGTACAGAACCTTTTATAACGGAAACTGTATTACCAATGGAAGAAGTTGATGATACATTAATTGCACCAAGTCCTTTAGCGGAAGAAATTGAAACTTCTGTGGAACAAGTTGTTGAGAATAAAGAGATAACAGAAACTATAGAACATGTTTCTCTAGAAGAAACCCCTTCATCACCTTCTCCATCTCCAGTAACACAACATGAAGCAAAGCAACTTGAAAAAGAAATTAGTCATTTAAGACAGGAAGCCTATAGCACTCCAGAATTAGAAGAGGAACAGCCCTATGAAACCACGTAA
- the cadA gene encoding cadmium-translocating P-type ATPase CadA codes for MKKEYILEGLTCANCAGKIENDVKKISGIENVTLNLMNTTLAFDKKDDNGLDEEIEKIVHTYEPEVGVFPKQEYKKEPTKNLSLKDNKIFLRLVVGAIILIFAVIANMQDGINDWLKLALFLISYAILGGDVLLKAIRNIFKGQVFDENFLMSIATIGAFIIGETAEAVAVMLFYQIGELFQDIAVKRSKKSITDLMDIRPDYANLKVGNDIKKVKPETIKIGDIIIVKAGEKVSLDGIVVAGESLLDTKALTGESVPRKTKTGDNVLSGCINQSGVLTIEVTKTFGESTVAKIIDLVENASSKKAPTENFITKFSRYYTPVVVIVATLLAVIPPLFFGGEWSDWVNRGLIFLVISCPCALVVSIPLGFFGGIGGASKHGILVKGSNFLEALNNVDTIVFDKTGTLTEGVFEVTSINTSNGFTEEQLIEYGAKAETLSNHPIAMSIKKAYGKEIEHSELDSYQEIAGHGISVLIKEKPVLAGNEKLMKQHNIEYMSNSETGTVVYIAIDNVFAGSIVISDKIKKDSFEAIQSLKSKGVQKTVMLTGDNKVIAQNIAKELSLDEVYSELLPTDKVDILERLENEEVDKGKLAFVGDGINDAPVLARADIGIAMGGLGSDAAIEAADIVLMTDEPSKIAKAIDISSFTKKIVWQNIIFALGVKAIFLTLGAFGIATMWEAVFADVGVSVLAILNATRVIRYK; via the coding sequence ATGAAGAAAGAGTATATTTTAGAGGGGTTAACTTGTGCAAACTGCGCAGGGAAAATTGAGAATGACGTTAAGAAAATAAGCGGTATAGAAAATGTGACACTTAACTTAATGAATACGACGTTAGCATTTGATAAGAAAGATGACAACGGTCTTGATGAAGAAATCGAAAAAATCGTGCATACGTACGAACCAGAAGTTGGTGTTTTTCCTAAACAGGAATATAAAAAAGAACCAACAAAAAATTTGAGTCTTAAAGATAATAAGATTTTTCTTCGACTAGTAGTTGGTGCAATTATACTTATATTTGCAGTTATAGCCAACATGCAAGACGGTATAAATGATTGGTTGAAGTTAGCGTTATTCTTAATCAGTTATGCAATTCTTGGTGGAGATGTATTGTTAAAAGCAATTCGTAATATTTTTAAGGGCCAAGTATTTGATGAAAACTTCTTAATGAGTATTGCAACGATTGGAGCCTTTATCATTGGAGAAACCGCAGAAGCAGTTGCTGTTATGCTTTTTTATCAAATTGGTGAATTGTTTCAAGATATTGCCGTTAAGCGTTCTAAAAAATCAATTACAGATTTAATGGATATTCGACCAGATTATGCTAACTTGAAAGTTGGAAACGACATCAAGAAAGTAAAACCTGAAACAATAAAGATTGGTGATATCATTATTGTTAAGGCTGGCGAAAAAGTATCTCTTGATGGAATTGTCGTTGCTGGCGAATCCCTGTTAGATACAAAAGCATTAACAGGTGAATCGGTCCCACGAAAAACAAAAACTGGAGATAACGTATTGTCTGGTTGTATCAATCAGAGTGGTGTCTTAACGATTGAAGTTACAAAAACATTTGGTGAATCAACGGTGGCAAAGATTATTGATCTTGTTGAAAATGCTAGTAGTAAAAAAGCCCCCACTGAAAACTTTATCACAAAATTTTCAAGATACTATACTCCAGTAGTGGTAATTGTTGCAACCCTATTAGCAGTCATTCCTCCCCTATTCTTTGGTGGTGAGTGGTCTGATTGGGTAAATAGAGGGCTAATCTTTCTTGTAATCTCTTGTCCATGTGCATTGGTTGTTTCAATCCCGCTAGGTTTCTTTGGTGGAATTGGTGGTGCTTCTAAACATGGTATTCTAGTAAAAGGCAGTAATTTTCTTGAAGCCTTAAACAATGTTGATACAATTGTATTTGATAAAACAGGAACACTAACAGAGGGAGTATTTGAAGTCACTTCTATTAATACAAGCAATGGTTTTACAGAAGAGCAATTAATAGAGTATGGAGCAAAAGCAGAAACACTGTCTAATCACCCAATTGCTATGTCAATTAAGAAAGCTTATGGTAAAGAGATTGAACACAGTGAACTTGATTCTTATCAAGAAATTGCAGGACATGGAATTAGTGTATTGATTAAAGAAAAACCTGTTCTTGCAGGAAATGAAAAATTAATGAAACAGCATAATATTGAGTATATGTCGAACAGCGAAACAGGAACGGTTGTTTATATTGCTATTGATAATGTATTTGCTGGTTCAATTGTGATTTCAGATAAAATTAAAAAAGATAGTTTTGAAGCCATTCAATCACTTAAGAGTAAAGGTGTTCAAAAGACAGTCATGCTAACAGGTGATAATAAAGTGATTGCTCAAAATATTGCTAAAGAATTGTCATTAGATGAAGTTTATTCAGAATTACTTCCAACAGACAAAGTGGATATTTTAGAAAGACTTGAAAATGAGGAAGTTGACAAAGGAAAACTAGCCTTTGTCGGTGATGGAATCAATGATGCTCCCGTATTAGCAAGAGCAGATATCGGAATTGCTATGGGCGGTTTAGGGTCAGATGCTGCTATTGAGGCAGCAGATATTGTCTTAATGACCGATGAACCTTCTAAAATAGCAAAAGCCATTGATATTTCAAGTTTTACAAAGAAAATAGTATGGCAAAATATTATTTTTGCATTAGGTGTTAAAGCCATCTTTTTAACTCTTGGTGCATTCGGAATTGCAACAATGTGGGAAGCTGTATTTGCTGATGTTGGTGTATCTGTATTGGCGATTTTAAATGCTACACGTGTCATAAGATATAAATAA
- a CDS encoding TcpD family membrane protein, which yields MKQKKIVCSPQQRQLLTVKLTTLFSSLLFFFALSPVAYADANAKEASNYILNDWIAPIFGVVVVYLVIKEFLNSKWIQGFAILFFGGIIYAVIKDPTGVLNSLSNLKSYFGL from the coding sequence ATGAAACAAAAGAAAATAGTATGCTCTCCTCAGCAAAGACAACTACTAACTGTCAAACTCACAACACTATTCAGTAGCCTTTTATTCTTTTTCGCTCTATCTCCTGTCGCTTATGCTGATGCAAACGCTAAGGAAGCCAGTAACTATATCTTGAATGACTGGATTGCACCAATTTTTGGTGTAGTTGTTGTTTATTTAGTCATCAAAGAATTTCTAAATTCAAAATGGATTCAAGGTTTTGCAATCCTCTTTTTTGGCGGTATCATTTACGCTGTTATCAAAGACCCTACAGGCGTTCTTAATTCACTTTCTAATCTAAAAAGCTACTTTGGGTTATAG
- a CDS encoding ATP-binding protein codes for MKFKQPFHKVYHNLLLTTENEVWAYFTCPSDYVIGQNKEIQEKHKQKWNQFLQSLRRFEDFELFLNPHSYNLSERLAAFSENFDEQAKSMGDSLVDRTLSELENQLRVLTTEKFYIGVKLSSLSSATTVKGKAMEVVDYYAGKLLSLNHYHLTVDEDFLKRYRSIESEIFQLVGTVNGRRLTEQEVLQACRYPYVRGMKTSFDLDFVENSSYSLTDTILDPTEEQGLLKLRSSEGTSYIALLPIHKFAPNLAFNHIAEVVQSLPFPVEFRLKGHFEPLKGGRGLKGKSSRAAKRLKNSAKETVSMGDSEMKSSRFNRYALTDLNNKIDLRVPVIKWLGLFGVFGQTPEECRSRIRTVISLCQSRNVEIVKGLADQVFLFHQFLAGNKLGSEKNWLHYTTVEGISEMLLSVENRIGDNVGIPIGMVSELKNTRNLTPKEVAKTSRKPIFFNPSIGNQNDIADKKANSPHIAITGPTGNGKSYLAKFIFFLSVLMNGKGLYVDPKSEFFDWIMEVINHPLYQEKYPDTCAFIQQHFHQVRLDPNKTSNKGVLDPFCFIPNRVAAKDMAQDLFEELYDFTSAREKKSRLAMLEGIETVLKRRDQGERIGLLHVVDFMLESPHEEVRDTASLIKKSVQGSILELAFSYGENEGLNLTNKVTILEVLGLEMPRAETLSNDYSATQRKSVMLMMSIGKFCELFGLRDREESTVVLFDESWIFNSSKNGRAIIKSMRRVGRSFNNTLIIVTQSVKDTAEEDDTGNFGRIFAYDDKDEREDILRHLGLEITNENIEWLKNLPKYHCLYLDLRGRVGKMLVYCPYEEIHQMLQTVKKNTSADVETTFST; via the coding sequence ATGAAGTTTAAACAGCCATTTCATAAGGTTTATCATAATTTATTGCTTACTACAGAAAATGAAGTTTGGGCATATTTTACTTGTCCTAGCGACTATGTTATTGGTCAAAATAAAGAAATTCAAGAAAAGCATAAACAAAAATGGAATCAATTTTTACAAAGCTTACGCCGTTTTGAGGACTTTGAACTATTTCTAAATCCGCATTCTTACAATCTTAGTGAGCGGCTAGCAGCTTTCTCCGAAAATTTTGATGAACAAGCAAAATCAATGGGCGATAGTTTAGTTGATCGAACACTTTCCGAATTAGAAAATCAACTTCGAGTTCTCACAACGGAAAAATTTTATATTGGGGTTAAACTTTCTAGTTTATCTTCTGCAACAACTGTAAAAGGAAAAGCGATGGAAGTCGTTGACTATTACGCAGGAAAGTTATTATCCTTGAACCACTATCACCTAACTGTTGATGAAGATTTTTTAAAACGATACCGTTCAATAGAATCAGAAATTTTTCAACTTGTTGGAACGGTTAATGGGCGTAGACTTACTGAACAAGAAGTGCTACAAGCCTGCCGTTATCCCTATGTACGTGGAATGAAGACTTCCTTTGATCTTGATTTTGTTGAAAATAGCAGCTATTCATTAACAGATACTATTCTTGATCCTACAGAAGAACAAGGCTTATTAAAGTTAAGAAGCTCAGAAGGAACTAGCTACATTGCTCTGCTTCCTATTCATAAATTCGCCCCCAACTTGGCATTCAATCATATAGCAGAAGTGGTGCAAAGTCTCCCCTTTCCAGTAGAATTCCGACTCAAAGGGCATTTTGAACCCTTAAAAGGTGGTAGAGGATTAAAAGGAAAGTCTTCTCGTGCTGCCAAGCGATTAAAAAATAGTGCAAAAGAAACGGTTTCTATGGGCGATTCCGAAATGAAATCCAGTCGCTTTAATCGTTATGCTTTGACCGACTTAAACAATAAAATAGACTTAAGAGTCCCTGTCATTAAATGGCTGGGACTTTTTGGTGTCTTTGGACAAACACCAGAGGAATGTCGTAGTCGGATTCGTACCGTCATTTCTTTATGCCAATCTCGAAATGTTGAAATAGTCAAAGGCTTAGCCGATCAAGTATTTCTCTTCCATCAATTTTTAGCTGGTAACAAACTAGGTTCTGAAAAAAATTGGCTTCACTACACCACAGTTGAAGGAATTAGTGAAATGTTATTGAGTGTTGAAAATCGGATTGGTGATAACGTAGGAATTCCTATTGGTATGGTCTCGGAATTGAAAAACACTCGAAACTTAACACCAAAAGAAGTGGCAAAAACGAGTCGAAAACCCATTTTCTTTAATCCATCTATTGGGAACCAAAATGATATCGCTGATAAAAAAGCCAATAGCCCGCACATTGCCATCACTGGACCCACTGGAAACGGAAAATCCTACTTGGCAAAGTTTATTTTCTTCCTTTCAGTTTTAATGAATGGAAAAGGATTGTACGTTGATCCTAAATCTGAGTTCTTCGATTGGATTATGGAGGTTATCAATCATCCACTTTATCAAGAAAAGTATCCCGACACTTGTGCTTTCATTCAACAGCACTTCCACCAAGTGAGACTTGATCCAAATAAAACCAGTAACAAAGGCGTTCTTGATCCCTTCTGTTTTATTCCTAATCGAGTAGCTGCAAAAGACATGGCGCAAGACTTATTTGAAGAGCTTTATGATTTTACTAGTGCTAGAGAGAAAAAATCAAGATTGGCAATGCTAGAAGGAATCGAAACTGTATTAAAAAGAAGAGATCAAGGTGAACGAATAGGCTTACTTCATGTAGTTGACTTCATGCTGGAAAGTCCACATGAGGAGGTACGAGATACAGCCAGCTTAATCAAGAAATCAGTACAAGGTTCTATTTTAGAATTAGCTTTTAGTTATGGCGAAAATGAAGGACTAAATCTTACGAATAAGGTGACTATCTTAGAAGTTTTGGGGTTAGAAATGCCTCGTGCAGAAACACTTAGCAATGATTACAGTGCTACCCAAAGAAAATCGGTCATGTTGATGATGTCTATTGGAAAATTCTGTGAACTTTTCGGCTTACGTGACCGAGAGGAAAGCACTGTTGTTCTATTTGATGAAAGTTGGATTTTTAATTCTTCTAAAAACGGTCGTGCGATTATCAAATCCATGCGCAGAGTTGGTCGAAGTTTTAACAATACCCTGATTATTGTCACTCAATCTGTTAAAGATACAGCCGAAGAAGATGATACAGGAAACTTTGGACGAATTTTTGCATACGATGACAAAGATGAACGAGAAGATATTCTTCGTCATTTAGGATTAGAAATCACTAATGAGAATATTGAGTGGTTAAAAAATCTACCAAAATATCATTGCCTTTATTTAGATTTACGAGGACGTGTTGGCAAAATGCTTGTCTACTGTCCTTATGAAGAAATCCATCAAATGCTGCAAACGGTCAAAAAAAATACAAGTGCAGATGTGGAAACGACCTTTAGCACTTAG
- a CDS encoding lysozyme family protein — translation MKPRKLSLLLLAGFFFIFFMLIAGSDSSTTNSGSEEGQNLPEAVLRWKDKVTKEAAKNEISEAVPYLLGIIMAESGGNSEKYPDVMQCSESQGKPPNSIQDPNESIEVGVKYFADMWKGHREYDVLNIVQSYNFGGGFLSHSGKSYSLDNAIQFSKNQAGGKTVTYTNPIAVNLGYDYRYAYGNMFYAQIVKQYTTSTSGNNSQGNSAIVNSALKELDEGTHDGGMKYWQWYGFNGRVEWCAIFVSYNAEKAGVKMERFAYCPTGIENFKAKNQWLGKGNLPKSGNIIFFDWDGDSVSDHVGIVEKVENEVVYTIEGNSGDKIAKLSYEKNSPYIIGYGTP, via the coding sequence ATGAAACCACGTAAGTTATCTCTTTTATTACTGGCAGGTTTCTTTTTTATATTTTTCATGCTCATTGCTGGAAGTGACTCTTCAACTACCAACTCTGGCTCGGAAGAAGGACAAAACCTTCCAGAAGCAGTGCTTCGTTGGAAAGATAAAGTCACAAAAGAAGCTGCTAAAAATGAGATTTCCGAAGCGGTTCCTTATTTATTAGGAATCATTATGGCAGAATCAGGGGGAAATTCAGAAAAATATCCCGATGTAATGCAATGTTCCGAAAGCCAAGGAAAGCCACCTAATTCAATTCAAGATCCAAATGAATCCATTGAAGTTGGCGTAAAATATTTTGCAGATATGTGGAAAGGACACCGAGAATACGATGTTTTAAATATTGTACAATCATATAATTTTGGAGGTGGCTTTCTAAGTCATTCAGGTAAGAGCTACTCTCTGGATAATGCGATTCAATTCTCAAAAAATCAAGCAGGTGGAAAAACAGTTACTTACACTAATCCTATAGCTGTTAACTTAGGCTATGATTATCGTTATGCGTATGGCAATATGTTTTACGCTCAAATTGTTAAACAGTACACCACTTCTACTTCCGGCAATAATAGTCAAGGAAATTCGGCTATTGTAAACTCAGCACTTAAAGAATTGGATGAAGGAACACATGATGGAGGGATGAAGTATTGGCAATGGTATGGCTTCAACGGACGTGTTGAATGGTGCGCCATTTTTGTTTCTTATAATGCTGAAAAAGCTGGTGTTAAAATGGAACGGTTTGCTTATTGCCCAACAGGTATTGAAAATTTTAAAGCTAAAAACCAATGGCTAGGGAAAGGTAATTTGCCTAAAAGTGGCAATATCATTTTTTTTGATTGGGATGGTGATTCTGTCAGCGACCATGTAGGAATCGTGGAGAAAGTAGAAAATGAAGTTGTTTATACAATTGAAGGTAATTCAGGAGACAAGATTGCTAAACTAAGTTATGAAAAAAATAGCCCTTATATTATAGGGTATGGAACACCATAA
- a CDS encoding TcpE family conjugal transfer membrane protein, protein MNIEKQILDYREPFNAPYMIREIAKNVHLPFVVYAQDFTVATVSFAIVFSALLILFGMNQLVVIVSLAIPYGLVQLFNRVEPDGKRADIFLKDYFLYLLTFVFGHKSLYHEQLHSFKQEKVIYDRCTVEQLSIKKEGEAKMNTLDVDQLKQEIKDSVVPELIHEFESLKAREEGFYELFETDDEVLLMKKILFRQFADGVIPMSEIPKLKEQYHSLIKQSIRKRITRLL, encoded by the coding sequence ATGAATATAGAAAAACAGATATTAGACTATAGAGAGCCCTTCAATGCACCCTATATGATCAGAGAAATTGCCAAAAATGTCCACTTACCTTTTGTTGTTTATGCACAGGATTTCACTGTTGCAACAGTCAGTTTTGCGATTGTGTTTAGTGCTCTCTTGATACTTTTTGGAATGAATCAATTAGTCGTCATAGTTTCTCTAGCTATTCCTTATGGATTAGTACAACTATTTAACCGAGTTGAGCCGGATGGAAAGAGAGCGGATATTTTTTTGAAAGATTATTTTCTCTATCTTCTGACCTTTGTATTTGGGCATAAATCACTGTATCATGAGCAACTTCACTCATTTAAACAAGAAAAAGTAATTTATGATCGCTGTACCGTTGAACAGCTTTCCATAAAAAAAGAAGGAGAAGCAAAAATGAATACATTAGATGTTGACCAATTGAAACAAGAAATAAAAGATAGTGTTGTTCCAGAACTAATCCATGAATTTGAATCCTTAAAGGCAAGAGAAGAAGGTTTCTATGAATTGTTTGAAACAGATGATGAAGTATTGCTAATGAAGAAAATACTCTTTCGGCAATTTGCAGACGGAGTTATCCCGATGTCAGAAATTCCTAAATTAAAGGAACAATATCATTCATTAATCAAGCAATCCATTCGTAAACGAATCACTAGATTATTATAG
- a CDS encoding conjugal transfer protein: MKFIKEKKNHPPALPKEEKAASIRTTRTFFLILTLLLISSGPFAFVKSTQMQSLIRKEQTTLTETIHKELAKKTNTAVTSELYKQFLQPFITAYINIPTEQQAFEKRFNSLQETYFMITLDEEKNTGTERKLLSSDFYNLISENGQLVAQYRIAYEINAPVTKERDVKKKEGNKEVVTKEKYIDYEKIENRVLLNIPFIQLKNQSFKVTAYPYFTLEPSLTSKNGQLKMPDISQYQQVDTKEEKMVVSFIQSFLDKYVSASLEDMAFMMKEPEILTGNYQISNSQIKPFFKDKQLFAFVTFDVIDGETKIGHKETMTLLLKQRENTYFIETIHHYLGGI; this comes from the coding sequence ATGAAATTTATCAAAGAGAAAAAGAATCATCCCCCAGCTTTACCAAAAGAAGAAAAAGCCGCTAGTATCCGAACGACTCGTACCTTCTTTCTAATCCTAACGCTTTTGTTAATCAGCAGTGGTCCCTTTGCCTTTGTTAAATCTACCCAAATGCAAAGTCTTATTCGCAAAGAACAAACCACATTAACTGAAACGATTCACAAAGAATTAGCAAAAAAGACAAATACAGCTGTTACATCAGAATTGTATAAACAGTTTCTACAGCCTTTCATTACAGCTTACATTAATATTCCTACCGAGCAGCAAGCATTTGAAAAACGTTTTAATTCACTCCAAGAGACCTATTTCATGATTACCCTAGATGAAGAAAAGAATACGGGGACTGAACGAAAACTACTCTCTTCTGATTTTTATAATCTAATCAGTGAAAATGGACAATTGGTGGCTCAATACCGTATTGCTTATGAAATCAATGCTCCAGTTACAAAAGAACGTGATGTAAAGAAAAAAGAAGGTAATAAAGAAGTAGTCACCAAAGAAAAATATATTGACTACGAAAAAATTGAAAATCGTGTGTTGTTAAATATCCCTTTTATACAATTAAAAAATCAATCGTTTAAAGTGACTGCCTATCCTTATTTTACTCTTGAGCCTTCACTAACTTCAAAAAATGGGCAACTAAAAATGCCTGATATTTCTCAGTACCAACAAGTGGATACCAAAGAAGAAAAAATGGTTGTCAGTTTCATCCAGTCATTCCTTGATAAATATGTATCTGCTTCATTGGAAGATATGGCATTTATGATGAAAGAACCAGAAATTCTAACAGGTAATTATCAGATAAGTAATAGCCAAATTAAACCCTTCTTCAAAGACAAACAACTCTTTGCTTTTGTTACATTTGATGTTATTGATGGTGAAACAAAAATAGGTCACAAGGAAACCATGACTTTATTGTTGAAGCAACGAGAAAACACTTATTTTATTGAAACCATTCATCATTATTTAGGAGGAATTTAA
- a CDS encoding antirestriction protein ArdA, giving the protein MIELYIENLHTHKGRWFELPIDWEEVKEKIELEDGQEHLITDYMAPFTLSHYENFNEMNEVAEQLDEHSGHPAIHYLGELVEYGFFSDILDAFEQIDEIQVYSDCYSYKDYAEQLVDDLGYLSGVPDLIKWNVDYGGIGEDLRQDGRLYQANDNTIIEVLS; this is encoded by the coding sequence ATGATTGAATTATATATCGAAAATCTTCATACCCATAAAGGGCGATGGTTTGAACTACCTATTGATTGGGAAGAGGTCAAAGAAAAAATCGAATTGGAGGATGGGCAGGAACATTTAATAACAGACTACATGGCACCATTTACCCTTTCTCACTATGAAAATTTTAATGAAATGAATGAAGTAGCAGAACAACTGGATGAGCATAGTGGACACCCAGCCATTCACTATTTAGGTGAACTTGTAGAGTACGGATTTTTCAGCGATATTTTAGATGCATTTGAACAAATTGATGAAATTCAAGTCTACTCTGACTGTTATTCTTATAAAGACTATGCAGAACAATTAGTGGATGATCTTGGCTATTTATCTGGTGTTCCTGATTTAATCAAGTGGAATGTTGACTATGGGGGAATTGGTGAAGATTTACGCCAAGATGGACGCCTCTATCAAGCAAACGACAATACTATTATTGAGGTATTGTCATGA